In Gulosibacter molinativorax, a single window of DNA contains:
- the trxB gene encoding thioredoxin-disulfide reductase produces the protein MSNQEVELVIVGSGPAGYTAAVYAARAGLEPVVIAGAVTAGGALMTTTEVENFPGFLDGVQGPALMERMRAQAERFGASIVYDTATNLKLTGDVKTIETGNGVTYRARAVILAMGSAYRKLGLPEEERLSGHGVSWCATCDGFFFREQKIAVIGGGDSAMEEALFLTRFASQVILVHRRGEFRASKIMAQRVLSDPKIEVAWNSEVMQILGEDQVTGLRLRDTVTGAERDLDVSGVFVAIGHDPRSELVNDQIATDDDGYVLVDHPSTRTNLPGVFAAGDLVDHTYRQAITAAGTGCAAAQDAQHYLAQLAPDGAADARVLAVSA, from the coding sequence ATGTCGAATCAAGAAGTTGAGTTGGTCATCGTCGGTTCTGGGCCTGCCGGATACACAGCCGCCGTGTACGCGGCGCGCGCCGGTCTGGAGCCGGTGGTGATTGCGGGAGCGGTGACCGCGGGCGGCGCACTGATGACGACTACCGAGGTAGAGAACTTTCCCGGCTTCCTGGATGGTGTTCAAGGCCCCGCCCTGATGGAGAGGATGCGGGCACAGGCCGAACGTTTCGGCGCCAGCATCGTGTATGACACCGCGACCAACCTGAAACTCACTGGTGACGTGAAGACCATCGAGACGGGGAATGGCGTGACCTATCGCGCCCGCGCGGTGATCCTTGCGATGGGTTCGGCGTATCGCAAGCTTGGGCTCCCCGAGGAAGAGCGCCTGTCTGGGCACGGCGTGTCATGGTGTGCAACCTGTGATGGGTTCTTCTTCCGCGAGCAGAAGATCGCCGTGATCGGCGGTGGCGACTCGGCCATGGAAGAGGCGTTATTCTTGACTCGGTTTGCATCACAGGTGATCTTGGTTCATCGGCGCGGTGAGTTTCGCGCATCGAAGATCATGGCGCAACGTGTACTTTCTGACCCGAAGATCGAGGTCGCTTGGAACAGTGAAGTGATGCAGATCCTTGGAGAGGATCAAGTCACCGGGCTTCGGCTACGCGATACCGTGACTGGCGCCGAACGGGATCTCGATGTCTCCGGGGTGTTTGTCGCGATTGGGCATGACCCTCGATCCGAACTTGTGAACGACCAAATCGCGACAGACGACGATGGGTATGTTCTTGTGGACCACCCTTCGACGCGCACGAACCTTCCCGGCGTGTTCGCCGCGGGCGACCTTGTGGATCACACCTACCGGCAAGCGATTACTGCTGCAGGGACCGGGTGCGCAGCCGCCCAGGATGCGCAGCACTATCTCGCTCAGCTGGCACCAGACGGCGCTGCCGACGCACGGGTTCTGGCGGTCTCCGCATGA
- the trxA gene encoding thioredoxin → MSITHVTDATFHAEVIESELPVLVDIWAAWCGPCKAIAPILDTLAEEYAGRVKVVKVDADANPETVTAAGVTSIPTIGFYRAGERVDVLIGAHPKPVIAAKIEDVIA, encoded by the coding sequence ATGAGCATCACCCATGTCACCGATGCCACCTTCCACGCTGAAGTCATCGAATCCGAGTTACCAGTGCTCGTGGATATCTGGGCAGCATGGTGCGGCCCATGTAAGGCGATTGCGCCGATCCTCGACACGCTCGCGGAAGAGTATGCGGGCCGGGTGAAAGTTGTGAAGGTTGATGCCGACGCCAACCCGGAAACGGTGACTGCTGCGGGAGTGACGTCGATACCCACCATCGGATTCTACCGCGCAGGCGAACGTGTAGATGTGCTGATCGGCGCGCATCCGAAGCCCGTGATCGCGGCAAAGATTGAAGACGTGATCGCATGA
- the arsB gene encoding ACR3 family arsenite efflux transporter: MSTLDKWLPLWIGLSMVAGLLLGRFVPALSGLLARLEVGGISVPIALGLLVMMYPVLAKVRYDKVAAVTGDKKLLVSSLLLNWLVGPAVMFALAWVFLPGLPEYRTGLIIVGLARCIAMVVIWNDLACGDREAAAVLVAINSVFQVVMFSVLGWFYLTVLPGWLGLDTQGLEVSLWQIALNVLVFLGVPLMAGFASRWIGEKRRGRVWYEQKFLPVIGPWALYGLLFTIVLLFALQGEAIAENPFDVARIALPLFIYFLVMWFAGILLGKGLGLGYARSTTLAFTAAGNNFELAIAVAIGTFGAASGQALAGVVGPLIEVPVLVGLVYVSLWVARAWFHTDPYSSVAVPVTEAATDPAIETRTS, translated from the coding sequence ATGTCGACGCTCGACAAGTGGCTACCACTGTGGATCGGGCTCTCCATGGTCGCTGGCCTGCTGCTGGGCCGATTCGTGCCAGCGTTATCTGGGCTACTGGCGCGCCTGGAAGTTGGCGGCATCTCGGTTCCCATCGCACTCGGGCTGCTCGTGATGATGTACCCGGTGCTCGCGAAAGTCCGGTACGACAAGGTTGCCGCGGTCACCGGCGACAAGAAGTTGCTGGTCTCCTCGCTGCTGCTGAACTGGTTGGTCGGCCCGGCAGTCATGTTCGCGCTCGCCTGGGTTTTCTTACCAGGCCTCCCCGAATACCGCACGGGCCTCATCATCGTGGGCCTCGCACGCTGTATCGCGATGGTGGTGATATGGAACGATCTCGCCTGCGGTGACCGCGAGGCGGCCGCGGTACTCGTCGCGATCAACTCCGTGTTTCAGGTGGTCATGTTCTCGGTGCTCGGTTGGTTCTACCTGACCGTGCTACCTGGGTGGCTCGGTCTCGACACACAAGGGCTTGAGGTGTCGCTGTGGCAGATCGCGTTGAACGTGCTTGTGTTCCTCGGCGTGCCACTCATGGCCGGGTTCGCCTCTCGCTGGATCGGTGAGAAGCGCCGCGGCCGCGTCTGGTATGAACAGAAGTTTCTCCCAGTCATTGGGCCCTGGGCGCTCTACGGGCTGCTGTTCACGATCGTGCTGCTCTTCGCGTTGCAGGGTGAGGCTATCGCCGAGAACCCGTTCGATGTTGCCCGGATTGCGTTGCCGCTGTTCATCTACTTTCTGGTGATGTGGTTCGCAGGAATCCTCCTCGGGAAGGGCCTCGGGCTCGGATACGCGCGATCCACGACGTTGGCGTTTACTGCGGCAGGCAACAATTTCGAACTCGCGATCGCGGTTGCGATCGGCACGTTCGGCGCTGCGTCAGGTCAAGCCCTCGCAGGAGTGGTCGGGCCCCTCATCGAGGTGCCCGTGCTCGTCGGGCTGGTCTATGTTTCGCTGTGGGTGGCACGTGCCTGGTTCCATACCGACCCGTACAGCTCCGTCGCAGTTCCAGTGACGGAAGCCGCAACCGACCCGGCAATTGAGACGAGGACATCATGA
- a CDS encoding metalloregulator ArsR/SmtB family transcription factor produces the protein MTDTCTPSMAHAIGESAATTVASTLKALADPFRLRVLSAIATDPRGESCVCDLAELADVSQPTVSHHLKVLKDTGLLASERRGTWVWYRIAPEKQHAVSSLLDAFAPAALANQTSETSDAALAKADALVEMDARVTRLAEELADEHADQSRDLVIAMVRESFAGLARAARVPQHLIPLTERFARQRLTDLARERKTGVPQVLFVCVQNAGRSQLAAALVNQLSDGRVVARSAGSAPAADVHPHVRSLLTEIEGGQRTDAAFPKPLTDDAVRAADVVVTMGCGDVCPIIPGVRYEDWAVGDPALASPEGVAAIRDDIAGRVRTLIDSLTND, from the coding sequence ATGACAGACACCTGCACTCCGTCCATGGCGCATGCGATCGGCGAGAGCGCAGCGACCACCGTCGCGAGCACTTTGAAGGCCCTCGCTGACCCGTTCCGACTGCGCGTGCTGTCGGCCATTGCGACCGACCCGCGCGGTGAATCGTGTGTGTGCGACCTTGCAGAACTCGCCGACGTCTCCCAGCCCACTGTCTCCCATCACCTGAAAGTGCTCAAGGACACCGGACTGTTGGCCTCCGAGCGGCGAGGTACCTGGGTCTGGTACCGCATCGCACCCGAGAAGCAGCACGCGGTCAGCTCCCTGCTTGACGCGTTCGCCCCCGCAGCGCTGGCGAACCAAACTAGCGAGACGAGCGATGCGGCCCTCGCGAAGGCCGACGCACTGGTCGAAATGGATGCCCGGGTGACACGTCTCGCCGAGGAACTCGCAGACGAACACGCGGACCAAAGCCGCGACCTCGTGATTGCGATGGTGAGGGAGTCGTTTGCGGGTCTTGCCCGCGCCGCCCGTGTCCCCCAGCACCTGATTCCCCTGACAGAGCGGTTCGCTCGGCAACGCCTGACAGACCTCGCCCGTGAACGGAAAACCGGCGTGCCGCAGGTGCTGTTCGTGTGCGTCCAGAACGCGGGCCGTTCGCAACTAGCAGCCGCACTCGTGAACCAACTCTCCGATGGCCGGGTCGTCGCCCGCTCAGCCGGATCCGCACCCGCGGCCGACGTGCACCCGCACGTGCGCTCTCTCCTCACCGAGATCGAAGGCGGCCAGCGCACCGACGCCGCATTCCCGAAGCCCCTCACCGACGATGCGGTGCGCGCCGCCGATGTCGTCGTGACGATGGGGTGCGGGGATGTGTGCCCGATCATCCCCGGGGTGCGCTACGAGGACTGGGCCGTGGGCGACCCGGCCCTCGCCTCACCCGAGGGTGTTGCCGCGATTCGCGACGACATCGCCGGGCGCGTGCGCACCCTCATCGACTCCCTCACCAACGACTGA
- a CDS encoding arsenate reductase ArsC: MTDQKPSVLFVCVHNAGRSQMAAGYLRHLAGNAIEVRSAGSMPAEQINPVAVAAMREEGIDITAEAPKVLTTEAVQASDVVITMGCGDACPFFPGKRYEDWKLDDPAGQGIDSVRPIRDDIKGRIETLVGELLGKQ; this comes from the coding sequence ATGACCGATCAGAAGCCGTCAGTATTGTTCGTCTGCGTGCACAACGCCGGGCGCTCGCAAATGGCCGCAGGCTACCTACGTCACCTCGCGGGCAACGCCATCGAGGTGCGTTCGGCCGGGTCGATGCCCGCCGAGCAGATCAACCCTGTAGCGGTCGCAGCGATGCGCGAAGAGGGCATCGATATCACCGCGGAAGCCCCGAAGGTACTCACCACCGAGGCTGTACAGGCCTCCGATGTGGTGATCACGATGGGGTGCGGCGACGCCTGCCCCTTCTTCCCCGGCAAACGCTACGAGGATTGGAAGCTCGATGACCCCGCCGGTCAGGGTATCGATTCCGTCCGGCCCATCCGCGACGACATCAAGGGCAGAATCGAAACCCTCGTCGGCGAACTGCTCGGAAAGCAGTGA
- a CDS encoding ArsO family NAD(P)H-dependent flavin-containing monooxygenase, translating into MTKPTQSPSAIPLADRDLDVVVIGGGQAGLAAGYYLRRAGVRFVILDASADPGGAWQHGWNSLRLFSPAEYSPLPGWPMPRQEGEEYPTASHVVDYLRAYEHRYDLPTHRPVRVSAVRRDGEQLAVDTDHGTWQAAHVISATGTWGNPYVPTYPGESSYTGKQLHTVDYSSPDSFQGKRVAVVGGGNSAAQILADVSMVAATRWYAQRPPRFMPDDVDGRVLFDVASRREAAQRHGKQTAGVSALGDVVMVESVREARDRGVLHTLPMFHQLTAHGVIESDGSEWECDAVIWCTGFRPTLDHLAPLHLTTRAGEPLTNGTRSADEPRLDLLGYGDWTGIASATIVGASRTAKLAVADIVNS; encoded by the coding sequence GTGACCAAGCCTACGCAGAGCCCCTCTGCCATCCCGCTGGCGGATCGGGACCTAGATGTAGTCGTCATCGGTGGCGGCCAGGCCGGACTAGCCGCCGGATACTACCTACGCCGCGCGGGTGTGCGCTTCGTAATCCTCGATGCGTCCGCCGATCCTGGCGGCGCATGGCAGCATGGCTGGAACTCGCTCCGTCTCTTCTCCCCGGCCGAGTACAGCCCACTGCCGGGATGGCCGATGCCAAGGCAGGAAGGCGAGGAGTATCCGACCGCTTCGCACGTCGTCGACTATCTTCGCGCGTACGAGCACCGCTACGACCTCCCCACCCATCGCCCGGTCCGGGTGAGCGCGGTTCGACGTGATGGGGAACAGCTAGCAGTGGACACCGACCACGGCACCTGGCAGGCCGCTCACGTGATCAGCGCGACCGGCACTTGGGGGAACCCCTATGTACCGACGTACCCTGGCGAATCCTCCTATACCGGGAAGCAGCTCCACACTGTCGATTATTCGTCACCCGACTCCTTCCAGGGGAAACGGGTCGCTGTCGTCGGCGGTGGCAACTCTGCGGCGCAGATCCTCGCGGATGTGTCCATGGTCGCTGCGACCCGGTGGTATGCGCAGCGGCCACCCCGGTTCATGCCGGACGACGTCGACGGCCGCGTACTGTTCGACGTCGCAAGCCGTCGAGAAGCCGCGCAACGACACGGAAAACAGACGGCCGGTGTGTCAGCGCTGGGTGATGTCGTCATGGTGGAAAGTGTCCGCGAGGCACGTGATCGCGGTGTCCTCCACACACTCCCGATGTTTCATCAGCTCACCGCCCACGGGGTTATCGAGTCGGACGGCAGCGAGTGGGAGTGCGATGCGGTCATCTGGTGTACCGGGTTTCGGCCCACCCTCGACCACCTCGCACCGCTTCATCTCACGACTCGGGCAGGCGAGCCGCTCACGAACGGGACACGCTCAGCAGATGAACCACGGCTGGACCTACTCGGTTATGGGGATTGGACGGGTATCGCATCGGCGACCATCGTCGGCGCGAGCCGCACAGCCAAGCTCGCCGTCGCAGATATCGTCAATAGCTGA
- a CDS encoding MFS transporter produces MRERPPRLGVMLATLSVTVTVSWGLLYYAFPVLAPQIVSDTGWSAQFVTLAFSGSLVVSALLGVPVGKLIDRHGPRWVMALGSLLSAAALALVAASDNSIVFAAAWILAGFGMSGVLYQPAFAAITSWYGARSLGPLTTLTLVAGLSATVFAPLVAHVGAAVGWRGTYLWSAVALALVTAPAHWILLRHSRPQQHADHTARSLDERGYVSGVLRRGQFWLLTAGLTIASAAIHTVLIAMMALMLERGLTTSEAAWVLGLGGIGQVAGRVFYTAFARRASLTMHTGAAFAIVAVSAAAFAILSGPFAVLVGISMAAGVGRGIGTLLQATAVTDRWGPRAYGQLSGIVGTPTMLVTAMAPWIGVVLAGAFGSYAAAFGALAVIAGIATLLLIASARVETRSPLAHVR; encoded by the coding sequence GTGCGAGAACGCCCGCCGCGGCTGGGTGTGATGCTCGCCACGCTCAGCGTCACGGTCACCGTGTCGTGGGGGTTGCTGTACTACGCGTTTCCCGTTCTTGCACCGCAAATCGTGAGCGACACGGGCTGGTCTGCCCAGTTCGTGACGCTCGCGTTCTCAGGGTCGCTCGTGGTGTCCGCGCTCCTCGGGGTGCCGGTCGGGAAGCTCATCGACCGACACGGCCCGCGCTGGGTAATGGCCCTCGGGTCCTTGCTCAGCGCGGCGGCGCTGGCTCTCGTTGCCGCATCTGACAATTCGATCGTGTTCGCTGCCGCGTGGATCCTTGCGGGATTCGGAATGTCGGGCGTGCTGTACCAGCCCGCGTTCGCGGCCATCACCTCATGGTACGGCGCGCGCAGCCTCGGGCCACTGACCACGCTCACGCTGGTCGCTGGCCTGTCCGCAACAGTGTTCGCTCCGCTCGTCGCGCACGTTGGGGCGGCTGTCGGTTGGCGTGGCACTTACCTGTGGTCTGCCGTCGCTCTGGCACTAGTCACCGCACCAGCGCACTGGATCCTCTTGCGACATTCGCGACCCCAACAGCACGCTGACCACACAGCTCGGTCTCTCGATGAGCGGGGGTACGTGTCAGGAGTTCTCCGCCGTGGCCAGTTCTGGCTCTTGACGGCCGGGCTCACGATCGCATCCGCCGCGATACATACGGTGTTGATCGCGATGATGGCGTTGATGCTCGAACGTGGACTGACGACGTCCGAAGCTGCGTGGGTGCTCGGACTCGGCGGGATCGGGCAGGTCGCGGGGCGTGTCTTCTACACCGCCTTCGCGCGGCGAGCGTCGCTCACCATGCACACCGGGGCAGCGTTTGCGATCGTCGCCGTGAGCGCTGCGGCATTCGCGATCCTTTCCGGCCCGTTCGCGGTGCTCGTGGGAATCTCCATGGCAGCCGGGGTCGGTCGTGGCATCGGGACCCTTCTCCAGGCCACCGCTGTGACGGATCGTTGGGGGCCGCGCGCCTATGGGCAACTCTCGGGGATAGTCGGAACACCCACCATGTTGGTAACAGCGATGGCGCCGTGGATCGGCGTGGTACTCGCCGGAGCGTTCGGCAGCTACGCGGCCGCCTTCGGCGCGCTGGCTGTTATCGCGGGTATCGCAACGCTCCTCCTGATCGCCAGCGCTCGTGTTGAAACCCGATCGCCCTTGGCGCACGTGCGATAA
- a CDS encoding NAD(P)-binding domain-containing protein → MNPVVVIGAGPQGLVAAAHLVERGIEPLVLEAGPGAASGVAEWGHVRLFSDWAELVDAASARLLESTGWVQPESGFPTGAEWIDGYLAPLAEALGNRVRYGSRVVGVSRKGRDRTVDAGRDEQPFVVHVQFADGGEGRIDARAVIDASGTWQTPNPAGADGLPALGELAAVEAGALSYGIPTSESAAAFGGEHVVVVGNGHSAATAITLLAPVVREAPGTRVSWVLRRGLVGNTFGGGTADELPERGALGQRAKQAVDDGLVDLVTGFRTEQILHEDGRVVLVAEDGRRLDPAARVFVATGLRPDLSFLSEIRLDLDVRLEAPVRVAEEVDPNLHSCGSIRATGAADLAHPEQGFYIVGAKSYGRAPNFLALTGFEQVRSVVAEIAGDHEAAARVDLVLPDTGVCGGAGDFDAPDAVSGAGSCCAPKPVSLTLTV, encoded by the coding sequence ATGAATCCTGTCGTCGTAATTGGTGCAGGCCCACAGGGACTTGTCGCCGCGGCCCATCTTGTGGAGCGCGGAATCGAACCGCTCGTGCTGGAAGCGGGACCGGGTGCGGCTTCCGGCGTTGCGGAGTGGGGCCACGTGCGCTTGTTCTCGGACTGGGCCGAGCTGGTCGATGCGGCCAGTGCCCGGCTGTTAGAGTCCACGGGCTGGGTGCAGCCCGAGAGCGGATTTCCGACCGGAGCGGAGTGGATCGACGGGTACCTCGCCCCGCTCGCTGAGGCGCTGGGCAATCGCGTCCGGTACGGCTCGCGCGTGGTCGGAGTCAGTCGCAAGGGTCGTGACCGCACGGTCGACGCGGGCCGCGACGAACAGCCCTTCGTCGTGCACGTGCAGTTTGCGGATGGGGGCGAGGGTCGCATCGATGCTCGTGCCGTGATCGACGCCTCGGGCACGTGGCAGACCCCAAACCCGGCGGGCGCCGACGGGTTGCCTGCCCTCGGTGAGCTGGCGGCGGTTGAAGCCGGGGCGCTCAGCTACGGCATCCCGACCAGCGAGTCGGCAGCGGCATTCGGCGGTGAGCACGTGGTCGTGGTCGGCAATGGCCACTCTGCGGCGACCGCCATTACTCTGCTCGCGCCCGTGGTACGCGAGGCGCCGGGCACACGGGTGTCGTGGGTGCTACGTCGCGGCCTGGTCGGCAACACCTTCGGCGGGGGCACAGCTGATGAGTTGCCGGAGCGCGGAGCGCTCGGGCAGCGCGCGAAGCAGGCCGTCGACGATGGGCTTGTCGACCTGGTCACCGGGTTCCGCACCGAACAGATTCTGCACGAGGACGGCCGGGTGGTCCTGGTCGCAGAAGACGGGCGGAGACTCGATCCTGCTGCACGCGTGTTCGTTGCGACCGGGTTGCGTCCCGACCTGTCGTTCTTGTCTGAGATTCGACTCGATCTCGATGTGCGTCTTGAGGCCCCGGTGCGTGTCGCGGAGGAGGTTGACCCGAATCTCCACTCCTGCGGGTCGATTCGTGCGACCGGCGCGGCGGATCTCGCACACCCCGAGCAAGGCTTCTATATTGTCGGCGCGAAGTCTTATGGTCGTGCGCCGAACTTCCTCGCACTGACCGGGTTCGAGCAGGTGCGTAGCGTGGTGGCGGAGATCGCGGGCGATCACGAGGCTGCCGCACGAGTCGATCTCGTGCTCCCCGACACGGGCGTGTGCGGAGGCGCTGGCGACTTCGACGCCCCAGACGCGGTGAGCGGCGCGGGCTCGTGTTGTGCTCCCAAGCCGGTATCGCTGACGCTCACTGTGTGA
- a CDS encoding ArsR/SmtB family transcription factor, translating to MATPGSTTEEITARTCCAPANDAALDDSRSQHLAQVFKALGDPARVKLFSLIVASADGEMCVCDLTEPVGLSQSTVSHHMKLLVEAGLVTREQRGRWAYYRTVDGAVEKAARSVLTV from the coding sequence ATGGCAACCCCGGGAAGTACCACCGAAGAGATCACGGCACGCACGTGCTGCGCGCCCGCAAACGATGCGGCACTCGATGACTCACGTTCGCAGCACCTCGCACAGGTGTTCAAAGCGCTCGGCGACCCCGCCAGAGTAAAGTTGTTCTCACTAATCGTCGCGAGTGCCGACGGTGAGATGTGCGTCTGCGATCTCACCGAGCCCGTGGGGCTCTCACAATCGACTGTCTCACATCACATGAAACTGCTCGTCGAGGCGGGCCTTGTCACTCGTGAACAGCGTGGGCGTTGGGCGTACTACCGGACGGTTGACGGCGCTGTCGAAAAGGCCGCCCGCTCGGTCCTCACCGTCTAG
- a CDS encoding type IV secretory system conjugative DNA transfer family protein produces the protein MTSAQSHSRGLGEELTNALMIGLFALFGFAAVLRGAGSVAAFLTGAKQPEIGFAGGVNVLFAPADPATALGAHGLNAVVYWVVAVLLLGLLTTAIVWAWARIRRHTRALTIDPRKLQGTASGHDVASSASSKSLLRRAATLRPSLEHPKPEDVGFLLGRSHGKQIWASVEDSILLIGPPRSGKGLHFVIPAILDAPGAVVTTSTRPDNLTVTLKARERMGPVAVFDPQHLAEGIPAGLRWSPIRGCEDPLTAMIRATGLAAATELSSGGVEGGGFWEGKTRVALQALLHAAALDHRTPAELFRWTLDPAAAAEAVAILTGSPLAATGWAESLEAMLDADPRTRDSIWQGVSLALASLADPRVLDAVSPTEGEHFDPEQFIRSRGTLYLLATGAGAGNSAALVAAFVEDLVETARRMAARSPGARLDPPLLLALDEIGNLAPLPSLPTLMAEGGGTGITTMPVLQSLAQARDKWSENQAAAIWDASIAKIILGGASNSRDLQDLSTLIGERDEFTDSVTFGDYGSRSSQRSVRRVPILPPDRIRTLPFGSGVILLRSTAPIITDLHPWPKRADGEKLRLDRSATEALLEHPKH, from the coding sequence ATGACGAGCGCCCAGTCTCACAGCCGAGGTCTTGGAGAGGAGCTGACCAACGCCCTCATGATTGGCCTCTTCGCACTGTTCGGTTTCGCCGCCGTACTCCGCGGGGCCGGATCGGTCGCAGCGTTTCTTACTGGTGCTAAGCAGCCTGAAATCGGCTTCGCTGGGGGTGTCAACGTGCTCTTTGCCCCCGCTGACCCCGCCACGGCACTTGGTGCGCACGGCCTCAATGCAGTTGTGTACTGGGTCGTAGCAGTTCTTCTTCTCGGTTTGCTCACCACCGCGATTGTGTGGGCCTGGGCTCGGATACGACGCCATACTCGGGCCCTCACTATCGACCCCCGCAAGCTCCAAGGAACCGCGAGTGGGCACGACGTCGCATCCAGCGCTTCCTCGAAGTCACTCCTTCGTCGGGCTGCGACGCTACGTCCTTCGCTTGAGCATCCGAAGCCGGAGGATGTGGGTTTCTTGCTTGGTCGCTCGCACGGCAAACAGATCTGGGCGAGCGTCGAAGATTCGATCTTGCTGATCGGTCCTCCGCGCTCAGGCAAGGGTCTCCATTTCGTGATCCCGGCCATCCTCGACGCCCCAGGCGCAGTCGTCACAACGTCCACCCGCCCAGACAACCTCACCGTGACGCTCAAGGCACGAGAACGCATGGGCCCTGTCGCGGTCTTCGATCCACAACACCTGGCCGAAGGCATTCCTGCCGGGCTGCGATGGTCACCGATCAGAGGCTGCGAGGATCCGCTCACTGCGATGATCCGAGCGACCGGTCTCGCGGCAGCAACCGAACTCTCCTCTGGTGGTGTCGAAGGTGGCGGCTTCTGGGAGGGCAAGACCCGGGTCGCGCTACAAGCGCTCCTCCACGCCGCAGCCCTCGATCACAGGACCCCTGCGGAACTATTCCGATGGACGCTCGACCCCGCGGCCGCCGCCGAGGCCGTTGCGATCCTCACCGGTTCACCGCTCGCCGCAACCGGATGGGCCGAATCATTGGAAGCAATGCTCGACGCTGACCCGCGCACTCGCGACAGTATCTGGCAGGGAGTGTCGCTCGCACTGGCGTCACTCGCCGACCCCAGGGTGTTGGACGCGGTAAGCCCCACTGAGGGCGAGCACTTCGACCCGGAGCAGTTCATTCGCAGCCGGGGCACGCTATACCTGCTCGCGACCGGAGCTGGTGCCGGAAACAGCGCCGCGCTGGTCGCTGCCTTCGTCGAAGACCTCGTCGAAACCGCGCGCCGCATGGCCGCACGATCACCCGGCGCGAGGCTGGATCCACCGCTACTGCTCGCGCTCGATGAGATCGGGAACCTCGCCCCGCTCCCTTCATTGCCAACCCTCATGGCCGAGGGTGGCGGCACGGGCATCACGACGATGCCGGTGCTCCAATCGCTCGCTCAAGCACGCGACAAGTGGTCAGAAAATCAGGCCGCTGCGATCTGGGACGCAAGCATCGCGAAGATCATCCTCGGCGGTGCATCGAACTCTCGCGACCTCCAAGACCTCTCCACCCTCATCGGCGAACGCGACGAATTCACCGATTCCGTTACGTTCGGCGACTACGGCTCACGCTCCAGTCAGCGCTCCGTCCGCAGAGTCCCCATTCTGCCGCCGGATCGCATTCGGACGCTCCCCTTCGGGTCCGGCGTGATTCTGCTCCGATCGACGGCACCAATCATCACCGATCTACACCCATGGCCGAAACGTGCTGACGGAGAGAAGCTCCGCCTCGATCGTTCGGCGACCGAGGCTCTGCTGGAGCACCCCAAGCATTAG
- a CDS encoding single-stranded DNA-binding protein has product MSIHTQESVSGFVTSEPQLTVSANGNPRLYFRFGQEHFRREEDGTFTQLESSFHHLVMFGRSAERASERFSKGDNFIAEGYQRPVSYEREGQSVESEEFVAKRIGHDAARTRYEVDRSPRKTASRSSADKEQRRAFAPRTSGAVNGAPSLGY; this is encoded by the coding sequence ATGTCGATCCACACACAAGAATCCGTCTCGGGCTTTGTCACCTCAGAACCGCAGCTGACCGTCTCGGCTAATGGCAACCCGCGCCTCTACTTTCGCTTCGGGCAAGAACACTTCCGCCGCGAGGAAGACGGCACATTCACGCAACTGGAGTCGAGCTTTCACCACCTCGTCATGTTCGGGCGTTCCGCCGAACGCGCTTCAGAACGATTTTCCAAGGGCGACAACTTCATAGCTGAGGGATATCAACGACCCGTAAGCTACGAGCGCGAAGGTCAAAGCGTCGAGAGCGAGGAGTTCGTCGCAAAGCGGATCGGCCACGACGCGGCCCGCACCCGGTACGAAGTCGACCGCTCACCCCGCAAGACCGCCTCGCGGAGCAGCGCCGACAAAGAGCAGCGCCGTGCATTTGCACCCCGAACCTCGGGAGCCGTGAATGGTGCTCCGTCTCTCGGGTACTGA